The DNA region GCCGGCCCGCAGCTGGCGCTGGGCGCCAACTCGCCATTCTTCCTCGGCCATCACCTGTGGGCCGAGACCCGCATCGAGTTGTTCGCCCAAGCCACCGACACCCGGCCCGAGGAACTCAAGGCCCAAGGCGTGCGACCGCGGGTGTGGTTCGGCGAGCGTTGGATCACCTCGATCTTCGATCTGTTCGAGGAGAACGTGCGCTATTTCCCGTCCCTGTTGCCGGAGCTCTCCGACGAGGACCCGGTCGCCGAGCTGGCAGCCGGGCGCACACCTCGGCTGGCCGAGCTGCGCTTGCACAATGGAACCATCTACCGGTGGAACCGCCCGGTCTACGACATCGTCGATGGCCGCCCGCACCTGCGGGTGGAGAACAGGGTGCTGCCCGCCGGCCCCAGCGTGATCGACATGATGGCCAACTCGGCGTTCTACTACGGGATGCTGCGCACCCTGTCCGAGGAGGACCGCCCGGTGTGGACCCAGATGAGTTTCGCTGCGGCAGAACACAACTTCGTCCAGGCCGCACAGTTCGGCATGAACTGCCGGATGTACTGGCCCGGGCTGGGCGAGGTGACACCCGACGAGTTGATCCTGCGCAAGCTGTTGCCGCTGGCCGACGAGGGGCTACGGCGCTGGGAGGTGGCCGCCGAAGTCCGCGACCGCTATCTCGGGGTGATCGAGGGCCGCGCCAAGACCGGCCGCAACGGCGCGACCTGGCAGGCCCACACCGTCGACGCGCTGCAGGGCCGGGGTATGAGCCGGCCGGATGCGTTGGCCGAGATGCTACGGCTGTATTGCGTGCACATGCACGGCAACGAACCGGTGCACACCTGGGACATCCCGGATTGACCTGCCGTCGGTACGGTTGTGCTCATGACCGAAGTGATGGACTGGGACAGCGCCTACCGCGGGGAAGGGGACTTCGAGGGTGAGCCCCCCTGGAACATCGGCGAACCCCAACCCGAGCTGGCGGCGTTGTGGCGGGCCGGACGATTCCGCAGCGAGGTCCTCGACGCCGGGTGCGGGCACGCCGAGCTGTCGTTGGCGCTGGCCGCCGACGGATACACGGTGACCGGGGTCGACGTCAGCCCCACCGCGGTCGCCGCGGCCACCACCGCGGCCGCCGAGCGCGGCCTGTCGGACCGGGCGAGGTTCGTCGCGGCCGATATCACCGCGCTGGACGGGTTCGACAACCAGTTCGCGACCGTGGTCGACAGCACCCTGTTCCACTCACTGCCCGTCGAGTCCCGCGACGCCTATCTGCGGTCGATCCACCGGGCCGCCGCGCCGGGCGCCGGCTATTTCGTGCTCGTCTTCGCCAAGGGCGCGTTCCCCGAGCAGATGCAACCCGGACCCAACGAGGTTTCCGAAATCGAACTGCGCGAAGCTGTTTCCAGGTACTGGGTGATCGACGACATCCGGCCCGCCCTGATCCACTCGAATGTGCCGCGCACGGCGGGTCCGCCGCCGCCGCTGGACCTTCTCGACGAGAGTGGACGGCTGCGGATGCAGGCCTTCCTGCTCTCGGCGCACAAGCAGTCTTAGGCCGTGACCGGCAGCGTCGCGGCGCCGCGGACCGACCGATGCACCGCCGGCGCCTCGCAACGACTGCGCGCGGTGAGTCTGATCCGATCGGCGCGAAACAGGTCATAGGCGTACTCGAACGGACGATCTGCGCCGTCGCGGGTCACCCGGGTGATGGCCAGCAGCGGCTTACGCTCGGCGATCTGGAGCCATTCGGCCTCCCGCGGACTGGCGTTGACCACCTCGATCGTCTCTGTGGTGTCGGCTGGTGTCAGTCCGTAGCGCACCCGCAGCAGCTCGTACAGGGAACCGCCGAGCGGCTGTTCGAGCAGGTCGGCCACATCGTCCGCGACGAAGCACGCGCTATCCAACGACAGCGGCACCCCGTCGGCGTAGCGCAGCCGACGAACGGTGATGACGTCGCAGCCCTGGGCGATCTCGAGAGCCTGGGCCTCGATCTGGGTGGCCGGACGGCGGCTCGTACCCAATACGGTGCTGGCACTGGTGTGACCGCTGTCGTGCAGTCGTGCAGGCAATCCGGTCAGTTCGGCCGCGTGGCGCTCCACGACATCGGCACGCACGAAGGTCCCCCCGCTGCGGCCGGGCCGGCGTTCCAGCACCCCGGCCTGGCTCAGCGGCAGCAACGCACTGCGCAGCGTGGAACGTGAGACCGCGAGCGCCGCGGCCATCTCGCGTTCGGTGCCCAACCGTGAACCCGGCTGCAGCGCCCCCTGGGCGAGCAGGGACAGGATCCGTCGGCGCACCTCTTCGGCCACCGGCCCGCCCGTCGAACCCGACATGATCAGCCGGCCACCGCGTCCAACGACTCCGGCAGCACCTGGCCGCCGTCGACGGCAATGGCCTGGCCGGTGATGTAGCCGGCCTCGCGGCTGGCCAGAAACGCGGCCAGATAGCCGATGTCCTCGGGTTCGCCCAATGCACCGACCGGAATGCTGCGGGCCATCCCGGCGATGTAGTCCTCACCCATGGCGACCATGCCCTCGCTCATGATGTTGCCGGGCAGGATCGCGTTGACCGTGATCTTGTGCGGCGCCAGTTCGATGGCAGCGGTGCGCATGAAGCCCAGTTGTGCTGCCTTGGTGGCGCCGTAGTGTGACCATCCCGGGTATCCGGTGATCGGCCCGGTGATCGACGAGGTCAGGATCACCCGACCACGGCCCGAGGCGATCAGCGCGCTCAGGCAGGCCTGCACGGCAAAGAACGTGCCGTTGACGTTGACGGCGAAGATCTCGGCGAGCTGCTCGGGCGTCATGGTGGCCAACGGGGCTTCGGGAAAGATGCCGGCGTTGGCGCACACCACATCGAGGCCGCCGAAGGCGTCCACCACCGCCGTGACCATGTCGTCGCACGCCGAGCGGTCGCACACGTCGGTCGCCACCCCGATGACCTTGCCCGGGCCCAGCCCGTCGAGCGCGGCGACACAGTCGTCGAGGTCGGTGACCGAGCGGGCCGCCACGGCCACGTTCGCGCCGGCGAGGGCGAAGACCTTGGCGATACCGCGTCCGATCCCTTTGCTGCCCCCGGTGACAAGCACAGCACGGTCCTGCACATCGAACATGTTTCTCCTATCGGGTCGGGGCGAGCACAGCGTCCTGTAACCACGTCGGGTCGCTGAGGTAGCGCCGGGCCAGCGCTGCGGTACCTCGGGCATAGCCGGCTCCGACGGCGATCGCGGCGTCGGCGTCGGCATGCGAGGCGATCCAGGCGGTCAGCTGGATGCGTCGCAGCATCACGAAGGTCGGGATGAGCAGCAGGTGGTCGACGGGAAGCGGACGCACCCGGCAGTATCCGCGCAACCACTCGGTGATGATCCCGGCGACGGCCGGGGTGTCCTCGATCCAGGACAGCACCGAGCTCAGATCGGCCAGGTGCCAGGACCACCCGCAATCGTCGAAGTCGATCACGGTGATCTGGCCGCTGCCGCCGGCCGGGTCGATCATCAGGTTGGCCAGGCGCAGATCGGCGTGGACCAGCCCGAAGCGGTCCGGCGCGGTGCCGAAATCAGTGATACGGCAGGTGATTTCGGTGACCGCCTGCCCAATCGCGGTTCGATCGGCGGACGTGAGCCCCGGCGCTGACCGCCAATCACCCCATCGGGCGCGCGGGCCGAGAATCGCTTCGAGGTCCCACCGGAACCGGGTGAAGCCCGAAGGCGGCTTCCACCGCCGACTGTGTTCGTGCATGTGGGCGGTGAGTTCTCCCAACTGGGCGAAACCGACTGCCTGCGGCGCTTCTTCGGCGGTACACCCCGGGATGTAGGTCACCGCGTCGACGTACAGTTCGCGCCCACCGACGCGCGCGGTGACCACGCCGCTGCCATCGGCTGCTGACACCAGTTCCGGGGTACAGACCACCGTCTGGCTTCGCAGCGCCGCCATCCAGTCCAGCTCGGAACGGATACCGGCCAGGTCGTGATAGCCCGGCCGGTGCACCCGCAACACGATGGGGTCGGCGTCACCGTCCACATCGCCGGCGAGATAGGTCGCATTCTCTGACAGGCTGAGCAGGCGAAGCGGGGTGTCTGGGTCGAGCCGGTAGTGGTGCAGCGCGGCCCGGGCAAACAACTGGTGATCAACGGGTAGCCCGGCCATATGAGGAGTGTGGACCAAATGACGTCGGCCGGCAGACCAAAACCGTGGCGTTTACCGGACCGTAGCGAGGTCAGCGGATCTGAAACACTGCTGTAACGAAGAATGCTGCGAGGCAGCGCATATCAGGTTGCCCGGGCACCTTGGGACTAGTAGAAATGGCCCTCACCGCGCTACGTTCGGTGTTCGCGGCTCGGCTTCGGCCAGACCAAATGTCGATGGCCTTGCCCGCAACGGAAGGGACGGGTTCGCAGTGGGGTTCTCCAACATCATGGATTCCAACAGCTATACCGCAGAGGTGAACACCGACACCGGGCTCGGTCGCCAGATCCAGGCCCGCAGCCGCCTGCTGGGCCCGGCCTACCGACTGTTCTACCAACGGCCGGTGCACCTGGTGCGCGGTCGGGGTAGCCACCTGTTCGACGCTGAGGGCCTGCGTTACCTCGATGCCTACAACAACGTCGCCAGCGTCGGGCATTGCCATCCGCGCGTGGTGGCAGCGATGACGAGGCAGGCCGAGACTCTCAATACGCACACCCGGTACCTGCACGAGGAAATCCTGCAGTACTCCGAACGCCTGCTCGGATTGCTGCATCTCGACCAGGTGATGTATGCCTGCACCGGGTCCGAGGCCAATGACTTGGCTCTGCGGATCGCGCAGAGTTACACCGAAGCCCGCGGTGTGATCGTCACCCGTGAGGCCTATCACGGCAATACCGCAGCGGTGACCGAGATTTCTCCGTCGATCGGTGGCGCGTCGGTAATGGGTGGCCACGTGCGCACCGTCGGCGCGCCCGACAGCTACCGCCTCGGCGCCGACGCACCGGCCCGGTTCCTGGCAGATGTCCAGGCGGCGATCGCCGACCTGCAGGCGTCGGGTCACGGCGTGTGCTGCCTGATCGTTGACACCATCTTCTCCTCGGACGGCATCTATCCCGAACCGTCGGTGCTGGCGCCCGCGGTGGCCGCGGTGCGGGCGGCCGGCGGGGTGTTCATCGCCGACGAGGTGCAGCCCGGTTTCGGCCGCACCGGGGAGGCGATGTGGGGGTTCGTCCGACATCGCATCGCGCCCGACCTGGTGACGCTGGGCAAGCCGATGGCCAACGGGCTGCCGGTGGCCGCGGTGGCGGCGCGACGCGAGGTTCTCGACATTTTTGCCCGGGAAGTGCCGTACTTCAACACCTTTGCCGGCAACCCGGTGTCGATGGCCACTGCTTCGGCAGTACTCGACGTCATCGAGGACGAGCAGCTGATGCGCAACGCATCGCAGGTCGGGCGGGCACTGCATGAGGGTCTCGTACAGTGTTGCGCCGAGCACCCGCGCATCGCCGATGTCCGCGGGGCCGGTTTGTATCTCGCCGTCGAGGTCGTCGACGATGCCGGTACCGGCAGGCCGGATCGGGCCGCGGCCCGTGACCTGATCAACGCGATGCGTGACCGCCGGGTGCTGATCTCGGTGTGCGGCTCCGAGGGCCACGTGCTCAAAATCCGTCCACCGCTGGTGTTCTCGACCGACGACGTGGACTGGTTCTGCACGGAATTTGCCGACGCATTGCGCATGCTCGTCTGACCACCGACGGCATGACGGATCGTCATCCCGGGTCCGCCGCTAGGAGCCGAGTGCGGCCACGATGTCGTCCGCCGACTCGAAGGCTTGGGGACGAATCCTCGGTGTCATTTCCGATTGCGCGGTCAAACAGCCAACCAGTGTGCGAGCTATCGGAGGCGGCAGCGCGAGCGACTCGATCAGCGCCAGTTGAGGCGGGATCTCGAGCGCAAGCACCGGGCTACGATAGGTGAACACTTGTTGTCCGCAGATCATCTCCCACAGGATGAGTCCGAGGGCTTGGACATCCGATCCGATACACCGACGCCGGTCATCGGCGGCCAGCTCATGCGAACTCCTGGCCAAACCGAAGTCGACAACAGTGATCTGCTGGCCCGAGAAGACATGGTCGGGTGAGAGATCACGATGGACATAGCCGAAGGCGTGCAATCGTTGAAGCCATCTCGCCAGCCCGCACATGAGCTCGCCAAGTACCTCTATCTCCAGGCGACCGTCGCGTGCACACTGATCAAAACGCGGCGCGTGCAACCGGTCACAGGCGTGGAAAGCCGCGCCCGGGACTCTGGAGCACGCACGCAACACCGGAAATCCCGGCCTGCCGCTCATCGTTGTCAACAGGTCGATTTCACGCAGGAAGTTCCTGCACACGCCAGGGGTGTCGGTATGTAGAACCTTGATGAACAGTTCGGCTTCCGTTCCGATCTGAGTGCCGAGAAAGCACTCGGTCAACGGGCGCCTGCCCACAGACCGGACTTTGACCAAACCGGCCTGCCTGAATGCACAGCCGAGTGTCTCATCTGAAGTCTTCATCCCTGGAAAAGCGCCTCCGACAACGTCTTCCACAAGGTCTCCCCCGCCTCGGTCAAGGCACGCGTCTCTGCGAGGTACCTGTCGTGCACGCGGATACGCTCGAGGCTTTCGTCGAGAGTCCGTCCGTTGAGCCGATAATATTTCGGCTCAGCACGTACGAGGTTGCGGTGGTAGATCGCGGCGTTGGCGAACGCATGGAACGCGTAGAGAATCATGTCGATGGGGCGCCCCTGCTTCTTGATCGGGGAGAAGTACTGCTTCGTGTCGGTGCCGTCGTGGAGCGGGGCCAACCGCCGCAGTGCGAGGTAGTGATGATGGCTGGCCTCATGGATGAGGGACTCCGCCAGTTCCACGGCCGGATTGGGAAACGACAGGAAGGTCAGTCCGGGGAACTCCTCGACTGACGCGCTCATGAGGACTCCATCGGATCCGTCGAGCGCGACGATGTGTCGCATCCCGCTGGCGATCCAAGGCACGAAGTTCGGTGCGTGCCGAGTCAGAAACGAGGTGGCGCCGTCGAGAGCGGGAGCCACTCGTGTCGTTGCGTCGGGCAGGGCCTGCCGCTTTCCGGGCAGCGGGAAGCCACTTCCGTCGCTGGGCAACCACACCGGGACGGGATGCCCGCACATCTGCACGGTCCCCACGCTGGAAATGGCGTCGCTGCGCCAGAGCCCGCTGGCCGCATCCCGGTCCGCTACGACGGTCGCGATCAGCCCTCCCCGCAGATATAGGTGTATCTCGGCGCGATCGTGGTCTCGCCGAAACGTCGCGCGATCGGCTTCCGGGAGTCGCAGCGTGCCCCAGAACGCCGCTTGCCGTGGATCCAACCCGATATCCGCCTCGACAAGCACGCCTTCGGCGCCCAGGCGCAACAACATTGGTCCAAGGACATTCAATGTTGATTCGCCGTGCATCGAGGTGGCCAGGAGCCGTTCCACGCGCGCAAGGTCAGGATGCCAGGCCGCGGACCAGGGCAGAGGCTGGCTCTTGATGATCTCGACCTGCGCACAGATGTCCGCCGGCGCACTGCTACAGCAATCGAACGCGAGCTCGAACAGCGCGCTCGCATACAGCCCTATCAGGGTCTGTGGGAGGTCGGGATCGGCACCGAGTTCCGGCGATGCGAAATAGCGTGCGGTGTCGACGGTGACCAGAGGGGGGCATTGTGCGGACCCGACCGGTGTCGTCATCGAGCTATGTACCCCCGGCTTCGACCGCAGGTGAACGCGCGGAGTCCGCGCGCACGACTGCACGCATGTGTCCGAAGAGCTTCACAATGTCGGCGCACCACACGGATGGATTGTCGAAACCATGTTCGCGGCTGTAGCGGTGCGGCATATAACCACCGCCGCATGTCAGCAATTCCGGGCAGGTACCACATTTTCGCGGAGGGGGAATTGCTCCTTCGAACAGCGCACGGGCCAGCGGACTGGAGTGACGTAGGTCGTCGAAACCGTGCGTCGCGATGTTCAGCCCGGTGTGATTGAGTGTCGCCTCGCACACCCGCAGGGCGTCGTTGGCCTGGATGCTGCCGTCGGACTCCACGATGGCGTAGTGCATCGGCCCACCACCGAAGGCGTCCGTGCCCCCGCTGTCCCCGAGGATCAGTCGGAACATGTCGGCGAACAAGCGCACCGAGACACTCGGATCGTTCTCGGCCAACCAGGCCGTCAGCGCCGGCAGCAGGTAATCGGCGACCGGCGTAGGTCCGTAAGTACCGAATTGCGTTCGCCAGTCGTCATGGGTCACGTCAGGCAGCAGGAAGTCAAAGTCGGTAACGCCGAGAGAGCGCAAGTAATGGTATGTCTCAGCGCCGTTTTCACCAGGACGGACGACCGAGAGCACTGCGACGTGAACACCCGCGTCCATCAGGTGGCGGATGCCGGCCTCTGTCCTTGTTGCGGAGCCGCGTCCCATGTGATCGACCCGCGCAACGTCATTGATGTCAGGTGGACCGTCCAGGCTGACACTGACCGAGATGCGTAGCTCTTTGAGTAGCTTCGCCCACTCGCGGTCGATCAAGGTGGCGTTGGTCTGCACATTCAACGAACCCAGGGCCGGGCCTGCCTCAGATCGCAGACGCTCGACCAACGACCGCAACCGCTCAGGGCCCATCAGAAGCGGCTCACCACCGTGCAGGCAGACACCCATCCGATGATGTGGTCGCACCGCGCCGTACTCGTTGATCCGCGTGATCAACAAGCCGATCAGTTCGTCGGACAGTAGCCCTGGTCGCTCGCGATAGCCGTTGTCTTTGGCGTGGTAGACGTAGCAGTAGCTGCAGTCGAGGTTGCAGGCACTGACCACCTTGAGCACGATCTGAGCGATGGTGACCGCATCGTCGGGCCCGGCATTGTGCCGCTGCGCGGAGGCGACAGTCGTCACTCAGGATCGGCCATCTTGACATGGTGTGCTTTCCAATAGTGCATCTTGTAGTACTGCATTTTCCAGTAGGACATATTTGATAACTCCTCAAGACTGGCATTGTCAGCCGCGGCGTAGAGCGCTTTCTTGGCAGCGATATCGGCCCTCAGCTTTGCCAGAATCATGGAGCGGTACTGCTCGGGTTTCAGCGTGACGGATTCAGCTTCCGCATTCGGCGCACCCTTGCTCTTGTCGTTCTTTTCAGCCATTTGTTGCCCTTTTCAACTATTGGTAGCGAGGCGAATTCGATCGGATGGCCAATTTGTACTCCCCGCGAACCCCCACCATCGATAAATTCACGAAAATTCTGTGTTTCAGATGCGCAGTTCGCCGACGCATTGCGCGCGTTCGTCTGAAAATCAGACGGTCAGCGCGTGACCGTGGCCAGGGCGGCGGCCAGGGTGTCCAGGTCGTCGTCGGTGACGTCGACATGGGGTGAGACTCGCAGTGCCGGTCGTGTCATTTCCCGCGGCGCACGTTCGGTCCCCAGGTAGGTCGTCACAATCGCATGCTCGGTGATCAACCGTGCGCGGACCGTCGCCGGATCGACGTGATCGGGCGGATAGAGCGTGGTGATGGCGCTGGGCTCGTCGACGCTCTCGCGCACCGACCAACCCGCGAGCCCGCCGAGGGCGGTCCTGGTCAGGGCCCCGACCTCGCGCAGCCGCTGCTGGACGTCGGCGGCACCGAAGGAGAGCAGTTCGCCCAGCGCCACGCACAGGCCGAGATGCAGGCCGACACTGGTTTCACAGTGCCGTAGCCGCTGCTGTTCATTCTCGGGCAGCAGGGCGGGACGGGTGATCAGCAGACCCACACCGCGTGGCCCTGCGGTCCATTTGCGCGAGGAGGTGAACAGCGCGTCGGCGCCGATCGCTGTGCAGTCCAGCTGGCCGAATCCCTGTGCCGCGTCGACGATCAACGGGATGCCGCGTTCGCGGCACACTTCGGCGATCTCGCGGACCGGTTGCACAGTGCCGACATGACTGCCCAACACGGTGAAATGCACCAGCGCGGGCGGGTCGTGGGCCAGCGTGGCGGCGGCGGCATCGACGTCGAGCCGGCCCGATCCATCCACCGGCAGAAAGCCGATGGCGAAACCGTGCCGCTGCATGAGCGCCAGGTTCGGGCCGAACTCGCCGGGTAGACAGGCCAGCGTGCGCGGACCCGACCAGCTGCCCAGCATGATGTCGAGCGCATGACCGGATCCGGTGGTGAAGAACACTTCACCGTCGGCCATCGTGGTCAGTGCGCGCACCGCGGACCGGCCGGCCTCCAATGCGGGCGCGGCGGCCTCGGCGGCGACGTAACCGCCGACCTCGGCCTCGTGGCGGGCGTGTCGGGATGCCGCCTCGATCGCTGTCAGGCTCTGCCGCGAGCAGGCGGCACTGTCGAGGTGGACTCCGGCCACCGGCGGGCGAGCAGCCCGCCACCGCTGTGCGAGATTCACTTCACCGACAGCGACAGCGCGAAGTCACCGGCATCGTCGGTCCACCAATGGGTCCGGCGTAGCCCGGCCGCAGCCAGTTCGGTGTCCACCCCGGACTTGCGGAACTTGCAGGACACCTCGGTCAGCATCGGTTCACCGGCACTGAACTGCACCTCCAGGTCGAGGTCGGAGATCTGCACCCGTTGCGCCCGAGTGGATTTCAGCCACATCTCGATGCGCTCCTCGGCGCTGTTCCACAGCGCGACATGATCGAAGGCATCGAGGTCGAAGTTCGCGCGCAGTTGCCGGTTGATCACCGCGAGCACGTTGCGGTTGAACGTCGCGGTCACCCCGGCGCTGTCGTCGTACGCGCGCACCAATCGCTCGGTGTCCTTGACCAGGTCGGTGCCCAGCAGGAATGCGTCGCCAGGCCGCATCAGGGCCGCCACCGCACCCAGGAACTCGGCGCGTGGTCCCGCGGTCAGGTTGCCGATCGTCGAGCCGAGAAACGCGATCAGGCGCCGACCCTGCGCCGGGATCTTGTTCAGATGCTGCTCGAAATCGCCACAGACGGCCGCAACTTCGACACCCGGGTACTCCTGCCCGATCGCTGCGGCGGCGGACTGCAACACGCTCGCGTCGACGTCGAAGGGCACGAATCGGCGTAACAGGTCCCGGCTGCGCAGCGCGTCGAGCAGCATGCGTGTCTTCTCCGAGGTGCCGCTACCGAGCTCGACCAGTGTGTCGGCGGCACACGCAGCCGCAATGTCACCGGCGTGGGTGCGCAGGATCTGGGCTTCGGCGCGCGTCGGATAGTACTCCGGCAACCGGGTGATCTGGTCGAACAGATCGCTACCGGCGGCGTCGTAAAACCATTTGGGCGGCAACGACTTCGGTGACGCCGTGAGACCCTCGCGCACGTCGCGGCGCAGCGCCGTGTCGGCGGCGTCCGCGGCCAGGTAGTTCTCCAGCGACAGGGTCATGAGAGTCCTTTCAGTGGTCATCTCAGCGGGGTGATCGTGACGCGTGTCCCGACCACGTCGACCAGATGGCGGTCGGGCACCTCCTGCCACGCCGGGTCGTCGTCGTAGGGTTCGCTGGCCAGCACCACACCGTCGGCGCGACGCAGCACCGACAAGGTGTCTCCCCAGGTGGTGGCCACCAGTCGGGATCCGTCGCCGGCCAGGATGTTCAGCCGGGCGTTCGGGTCGTCGGCGGCGACGGCGGCGACGGTGTCACCCAGCGCGTCGATGCCCCGGTCGAAGATCAGTGCGGCCAACAGCGCGCTGTCGTTGGTCGATTCGGCGTGTCGGGACAGCGGCAGCACCGACCGGTCCACCAGGCCGTTGTGCGACAGCAGCCAGCGGCCGTCGCTGAACGGTGCCGAAGCGCTGGGCTCGATGGCCATTCCCACGCTGGCCGACCGCACCGCGGCGACCACACATCTGCTGACCAAGGCCGGCGCCACCGACGCGAAGGAGGCGTCGGTCCACAGCGGCGATGCGCTGCGCCAGCGCCGTGCCACCTGGTCGTCGAAAAACCCGACACCCCAACCGTCGGCGTTCATCAGGCCATGCTTCTGCCGGCGTGGCGCGTAGGACTGAACCAGCAGCCCCGACGGCGGGTCGAGCAGCAACGCCGCCACCGACAGCGGCTGCCCCAGCCAACCCAGGTGCCTACACATGCTCGTCCCAGGCCAGCCGCACCCCGGTGAAGATCTGTCGGCGGATCGGGTGGTCCCAGTTGCGGAAGCTGGGCCGCAGGATATCCGCCGAGACCGCCCACGAGCCACCGCGCAACACCCGGTAGTCGCCGCTGCTCTGGCCATGGAAGAACGGTTGCGAGTAGCGCTGGTAGATCATCGGGCTGAACCCGGGCCACGGATGCAGCCGCGAGGTGGTCCACTCCCACACGTCGCCCAGCATTTGTTCGGCACCGTAGGCCGATGCCCCGTCCGGGTAGGCACCCACCGGCGCCGGGCGCAGCGCCTGCCCACCGAGGTTGGCCAGCTTGGCCGTGGGTTCTGTTGCACCCCAGGGGTATCGGCGGCGCGATTGGGTGGTCGGGTCCCACGCGCAGGCCTTCTCCCATTCGTACTCGGTGGGTAGCCGGGCGCCGGCCCACGCCGCATAGGCCTCGGCTTCGAAGTATGTGACGTGCTGGACCGGCTCGTCGGCGGGGATGTCCTCGACATGACCGAAACGGGTGCGGGTGCCGCTCTCGGCGTTCCAGAACAACGGGGCGGTCAATGCTGCGCGCTGCCGGTAGGCCCAGCCGTCGTCAGACCACCAACGACGCTGGTGGTAACCCCCGTCGTCGACGAACTGCCGCCACTGGCCGTTGGTGACCGGCACCCGGCCGATGCGAAACGCCGGGATGTCGACGACGTGCGCAGGACGTTCGTTGTCCAGCGCAAACGGTTCGGCGGTGGCGTCCACACCGAGCACGAACGGCCCCGCCGGCACCAGCACCGACGTACCCGCCACTCCCGGGCGACCCGCGGGCAGCGCAGACCCACTTTCGAGCAGTGGTTGACCGGCACGCAAGTTCAGCGCAGCCAGCATGGTCTCGTCGTGCTGGTTCTCGTGGCTGACCACCAGTCCGAAGGCGAACAGGTCGGGATGGTCGTCGGACAGCCTGTCCAGGACGTCGAGAGCCTTGCCGCGGACGGTGCGGCAGTAGCTACGAGCTTCGGTCGGCGGCAGCAGCGGCAGGTCGACTCGGGCGGCCCGCGAATGCACGAACGCGTCGTAGAGCGAATCGACCTGCGGGCTCAGGATGCCGGGACGTCCGGGATCACCTCCGCGCAGCAACCAGAACTCCTCCTGCTGCCCGATGTGGGCCAGATCCCACACCAGCGGGCTCATCAGCGGGTCGTACTGGCGGCACACTTCGTCGTCGTCGAAGTTGACCAAGCTCAGCGTGCGGGCTCGGGCCCGGCCGAGTTGGTCGGCGAGCGTCTCGCGTGTTGTCACAGTTCCCCTCGTGCCAGTGCGGTGACCGCAGGTGCGACCCCGTGCGCCACCACCCGGTCGGCGAAATCGTCGGCCGGACAGCGACCCTGCTCAAGCGAACGTAGGAGAGTCGTCATCGATTCCTCGAGGGAACCCGGCACCCGTTCGGCCACGGCCCGTGCGCAGCGCAGCGCGGCGCGCTGCAGGCGGCGGTCCTGCAGGCCGAGTTGGGCGGCGCGGTCCCACGCGGTGGCCACCGGTTCGGTGGCCTCGGCGGCGATGTCGGCGGCCACCGGATCATCGAGCAGCACGGTCAGCATGGATACCAGCGCGGGCCATACCGCATCGGGAACGCTGTCGAGATATCGCACCTCGAGGAAGCCGCGGGGCCGCACCGGT from Mycobacterium sp. SMC-4 includes:
- a CDS encoding radical SAM protein, producing the protein MTTVASAQRHNAGPDDAVTIAQIVLKVVSACNLDCSYCYVYHAKDNGYRERPGLLSDELIGLLITRINEYGAVRPHHRMGVCLHGGEPLLMGPERLRSLVERLRSEAGPALGSLNVQTNATLIDREWAKLLKELRISVSVSLDGPPDINDVARVDHMGRGSATRTEAGIRHLMDAGVHVAVLSVVRPGENGAETYHYLRSLGVTDFDFLLPDVTHDDWRTQFGTYGPTPVADYLLPALTAWLAENDPSVSVRLFADMFRLILGDSGGTDAFGGGPMHYAIVESDGSIQANDALRVCEATLNHTGLNIATHGFDDLRHSSPLARALFEGAIPPPRKCGTCPELLTCGGGYMPHRYSREHGFDNPSVWCADIVKLFGHMRAVVRADSARSPAVEAGGT
- the egtE gene encoding ergothioneine biosynthesis PLP-dependent enzyme EgtE yields the protein MNLAQRWRAARPPVAGVHLDSAACSRQSLTAIEAASRHARHEAEVGGYVAAEAAAPALEAGRSAVRALTTMADGEVFFTTGSGHALDIMLGSWSGPRTLACLPGEFGPNLALMQRHGFAIGFLPVDGSGRLDVDAAAATLAHDPPALVHFTVLGSHVGTVQPVREIAEVCRERGIPLIVDAAQGFGQLDCTAIGADALFTSSRKWTAGPRGVGLLITRPALLPENEQQRLRHCETSVGLHLGLCVALGELLSFGAADVQQRLREVGALTRTALGGLAGWSVRESVDEPSAITTLYPPDHVDPATVRARLITEHAIVTTYLGTERAPREMTRPALRVSPHVDVTDDDLDTLAAALATVTR
- the egtD gene encoding L-histidine N(alpha)-methyltransferase, whose protein sequence is MTLSLENYLAADAADTALRRDVREGLTASPKSLPPKWFYDAAGSDLFDQITRLPEYYPTRAEAQILRTHAGDIAAACAADTLVELGSGTSEKTRMLLDALRSRDLLRRFVPFDVDASVLQSAAAAIGQEYPGVEVAAVCGDFEQHLNKIPAQGRRLIAFLGSTIGNLTAGPRAEFLGAVAALMRPGDAFLLGTDLVKDTERLVRAYDDSAGVTATFNRNVLAVINRQLRANFDLDAFDHVALWNSAEERIEMWLKSTRAQRVQISDLDLEVQFSAGEPMLTEVSCKFRKSGVDTELAAAGLRRTHWWTDDAGDFALSLSVK
- a CDS encoding aKG-HExxH-type peptide beta-hydroxylase, giving the protein MTTPVGSAQCPPLVTVDTARYFASPELGADPDLPQTLIGLYASALFELAFDCCSSAPADICAQVEIIKSQPLPWSAAWHPDLARVERLLATSMHGESTLNVLGPMLLRLGAEGVLVEADIGLDPRQAAFWGTLRLPEADRATFRRDHDRAEIHLYLRGGLIATVVADRDAASGLWRSDAISSVGTVQMCGHPVPVWLPSDGSGFPLPGKRQALPDATTRVAPALDGATSFLTRHAPNFVPWIASGMRHIVALDGSDGVLMSASVEEFPGLTFLSFPNPAVELAESLIHEASHHHYLALRRLAPLHDGTDTKQYFSPIKKQGRPIDMILYAFHAFANAAIYHRNLVRAEPKYYRLNGRTLDESLERIRVHDRYLAETRALTEAGETLWKTLSEALFQG
- the egtC gene encoding ergothioneine biosynthesis protein EgtC, with protein sequence MCRHLGWLGQPLSVAALLLDPPSGLLVQSYAPRRQKHGLMNADGWGVGFFDDQVARRWRSASPLWTDASFASVAPALVSRCVVAAVRSASVGMAIEPSASAPFSDGRWLLSHNGLVDRSVLPLSRHAESTNDSALLAALIFDRGIDALGDTVAAVAADDPNARLNILAGDGSRLVATTWGDTLSVLRRADGVVLASEPYDDDPAWQEVPDRHLVDVVGTRVTITPLR